One genomic segment of Thermovibrio guaymasensis includes these proteins:
- a CDS encoding complex I subunit 4 family protein has protein sequence MVLLSMILIPVIVAPFAWFLERVNRDIPKYLSLAVGIFLSICTAYLIAKYPGNGFAFKEFYTIYPPFDFNLHLAVDGISLLLLGVTAFLAITVTLSSWHVERPGAYFFLILVFLGPMVGVFSSLNLLWFFIFWEFTLVPMFFHIGIWGAENRIYAAMKFFIYTHLASIFLLLGIIVLYLNAHTFEFEKLVGINLDPGIAKLIWILMFIGFAVKMPVVPFHTWLPDAHVQAPSPISVFLAGLLLKMGAYGLLRWEIFVFPQVSKFFAPLMATLAVLTIFYAGFRALAEDHIKRMVAYSSINHMGFVLLALASLTAAGISAAVYEMLGHALVISLLFMVAGYIHHKTHTWYISELGGLMKRIPLLMTMFVIGVLAAVGLPGTAGFVGEFTVMLAAFDYWGWIMIIVPFASALSAGFFMWMLQRAVFGPLKESLKELKLTELPLIENIPLAMYIVAFIFVGLIPSVVFNLYNPVVNTFAQLFK, from the coding sequence ATGGTTCTACTGAGCATGATACTAATTCCTGTTATAGTTGCACCCTTTGCCTGGTTCCTTGAGAGGGTAAATAGGGATATTCCAAAGTACTTATCCCTTGCCGTTGGAATTTTCCTTTCCATCTGTACGGCTTACCTGATAGCTAAATATCCAGGTAACGGTTTTGCCTTTAAAGAGTTCTATACCATTTACCCTCCATTTGACTTTAACCTACACCTTGCTGTAGATGGAATTTCCCTTCTACTCCTTGGAGTTACCGCTTTCTTGGCGATAACTGTTACCCTTTCATCCTGGCACGTTGAGAGGCCGGGTGCTTACTTCTTCTTAATTCTTGTTTTCTTGGGGCCTATGGTCGGCGTTTTCTCTTCCCTAAACCTCCTTTGGTTCTTTATCTTCTGGGAATTTACTCTAGTTCCTATGTTTTTCCACATAGGTATATGGGGAGCTGAGAACAGAATTTACGCTGCTATGAAATTCTTTATCTACACCCACTTGGCAAGTATATTCCTCCTTCTCGGAATCATCGTTCTCTATCTGAACGCCCATACGTTTGAGTTTGAAAAGCTTGTTGGAATAAACCTAGATCCTGGAATTGCAAAGCTTATCTGGATACTAATGTTTATAGGTTTTGCAGTTAAGATGCCGGTTGTTCCTTTCCACACTTGGCTTCCCGATGCACACGTTCAGGCTCCTTCTCCTATTTCTGTCTTCCTTGCAGGTCTCCTTCTGAAGATGGGTGCATACGGTCTTTTAAGGTGGGAGATTTTCGTTTTTCCACAGGTGAGCAAGTTCTTCGCTCCGTTAATGGCAACCCTTGCCGTTTTAACGATATTCTATGCAGGCTTTAGAGCACTTGCTGAGGACCACATTAAGAGAATGGTTGCCTACTCCTCAATTAACCATATGGGCTTTGTTCTACTGGCTCTTGCTTCACTAACTGCTGCCGGTATCTCTGCTGCAGTTTATGAGATGCTTGGACACGCTTTAGTAATTTCTCTCCTATTTATGGTTGCTGGATATATCCACCATAAAACTCATACCTGGTACATCTCAGAGCTCGGCGGTCTTATGAAGAGAATCCCTCTTTTAATGACTATGTTCGTTATCGGCGTTCTTGCAGCTGTAGGACTTCCTGGAACTGCAGGCTTTGTAGGAGAGTTTACAGTTATGCTTGCAGCCTTTGATTATTGGGGCTGGATTATGATTATCGTACCTTTTGCTAGTGCTCTCTCTGCAGGTTTCTTTATGTGGATGCTCCAGAGAGCAGTTTTTGGTCCTTTAAAGGAGAGCTTGAAGGAGTTAAAACTTACAGAACTTCCTCTCATTGAAAATATTCCACTGGCGATGTACATAGTTGCCTTTATCTTTGTCGGACTAATTCCTTCAGTCGTTTTTAACCTATATAACCCTGTTGTAAATACTTTTGCACAACTCTTTAAGTAG